In Procambarus clarkii isolate CNS0578487 chromosome 5, FALCON_Pclarkii_2.0, whole genome shotgun sequence, the following are encoded in one genomic region:
- the LOC138351791 gene encoding heat shock protein DDB_G0288861-like: MSQTLNTRNGRPPKQDNRPDSKYNRPNSKNNRPDSKHNKPDSKHNRPDSTRNRPDTKHNRPDSKHNRPDSKNNRPDSNCSFTWTIESLDRRPHKQQQQQQQQQQQQQQQQQQQVYFYCLNEMLLSII, translated from the exons ATGAGCCAGACTCTAAACACAAGAAATGGCCGGCCTCCAAAACAAGACAATAGACCAGACTCAAAATACAATAGACCAAATTCAAAGAACAATAGACCAGACTCAAAGCACAATAAACCAGACTCAAAGCACAATAGACCAGACTCAACGCGTAATAgaccagacacaaaacacaaTAGACCTGACTCAAAGCACAATAGACCAGACTCAAAGAACAATAGACCAGACTCAAA CTGTTCTTTCACTTGGACCATTGAATCCTTGGACCGCAGAcctcacaagcagcagcagcagcagcagcagcagcagcagcagcagcagcagcagcagcaacagcaggtctACTTCTACTGCttgaatgaaatgttattatccATCATATGA
- the LOC138351799 gene encoding uncharacterized protein yields MSRRPLDELKQQMSRRPLDELKQQMSRRPLDELKQQMSRRPLDELKQQMSRRPLDELKQQMRRRPLDELKQQMSRRPLDELKQQMSRRPLDELKQQMSRRPLDELKQQMSRRPLDELKQQMSRRPLDELKQQMSRRPLDELKQQMSRRPLDELKQQMSRRCL; encoded by the coding sequence ATGAGCCGTAGACCCCTCGATGAGCTGAAGCAACAGATGAGCCGTAGACCCCTCGATGAGCTGAAGCAACAGATGAGCCGTAGACCCCTCGATGAGCTGAAGCAACAGATGAGCCGAAGACCCCTCGATGAGCTGAAGCAACAGATGAGCCGTAGACCCCTCGATGAGCTGAAGCAACAGATGCGCCGTAGACCCCTCGATGAGCTGAAGCAACAGATGAGCCGTAGACCCCTCGATGAGCTGAAGCAACAGATGAGCCGAAGACCCCTCGATGAGCTGAAGCAACAGATGAGCCGAAGACCCCTCGATGAGCTGAAGCAACAGATGAGCCGAAGACCCCTCGATGAGCTGAAGCAACAGATGAGCCGTAGACCCCTCGATGAGCTGAAGCAACAGATGAGCCGTAGACCCCTCGATGAGCTGAAGCAACAGATGAGCCGTAGACCCCTCGATGAGCTGAAGCAACAGATGAGCCGAAGATGCTTGTAA